A region of Streptomyces sp. R44 DNA encodes the following proteins:
- the cysC gene encoding adenylyl-sulfate kinase, translated as MTDTQTPQENHVTGATIWLTGLPSAGKTTIAYELAGRLREEGHAVEILDGDEIREFLSAGLGFTREDRHTNVQRIGFVAELLASHGVKVLVPVIAPYNDSREAVRKRHQAEGTAFVEVHVATPVEVCSVRDVKGLYAKQAAGEISGLTGVDDPYEAPENPDLRIESQNQTVQESAAQLHALLTERGLL; from the coding sequence ATGACGGACACTCAGACACCCCAGGAGAACCACGTGACCGGTGCCACCATCTGGCTCACCGGCCTGCCGAGCGCCGGAAAGACCACCATCGCGTACGAGCTGGCCGGCCGCCTCCGCGAGGAGGGCCACGCCGTGGAGATCCTCGACGGCGACGAGATCCGCGAGTTCCTCTCGGCGGGCCTCGGCTTCACCCGCGAGGACCGGCACACCAACGTGCAGCGGATCGGCTTCGTCGCCGAGCTGCTCGCCTCGCACGGCGTGAAGGTCCTGGTCCCGGTCATCGCCCCGTACAACGACAGCCGCGAGGCGGTCCGCAAGCGCCACCAGGCCGAGGGCACCGCCTTCGTCGAGGTGCACGTGGCCACCCCCGTGGAGGTCTGCTCCGTCCGCGACGTGAAGGGCCTCTACGCCAAGCAGGCCGCCGGCGAGATCTCCGGCCTCACCGGCGTCGACGACCCGTACGAGGCGCCCGAGAACCCCGATCTGCGGATCGAGTCCCAGAACCAGACCGTGCAGGAGTCCGCGGCGCAGCTGCACGCGCTGCTCACCGAGAGGGGGCTGTTGTGA
- a CDS encoding phosphoadenylyl-sulfate reductase has product MTVTQDTTAADLKALAEQAGRDLEDASALEILRWAVDTFGDGFCVTSSMEDAVVAHLASRVKPGVDVVFLDTGYHFEETIGTRDAVDAVMDVNVITLTPRQTVAEQDAEYGPKLHDRDPDLCCALRKVKPLEEGLTAYGAWATGLRRDESPTRANTPVVGWDEKRQKVKVSPIARWTQDDVDAYVTEHGVLTNPLLMDGYASVGCAPCTRRVLEGEDARAGRWAGRAKTECGLHG; this is encoded by the coding sequence ATGACGGTCACTCAGGACACGACCGCGGCCGACCTCAAGGCACTCGCCGAGCAGGCCGGCCGTGATCTGGAGGACGCCTCCGCCCTGGAGATCCTCCGCTGGGCCGTGGACACCTTCGGCGACGGCTTCTGCGTCACCTCCTCCATGGAGGACGCGGTCGTCGCCCACCTGGCCTCCCGGGTCAAGCCCGGCGTGGACGTCGTCTTCCTCGACACGGGCTACCACTTCGAGGAGACCATCGGCACCCGCGACGCCGTGGACGCCGTCATGGACGTCAACGTCATCACCCTGACCCCGCGTCAGACGGTGGCCGAGCAGGACGCCGAGTACGGTCCGAAGCTCCACGACCGCGACCCCGACCTGTGCTGCGCGCTGCGCAAGGTCAAGCCGCTGGAGGAGGGCCTCACCGCCTACGGCGCGTGGGCCACCGGCCTGCGCCGCGACGAGTCCCCCACCCGGGCGAACACCCCGGTCGTCGGCTGGGACGAGAAGCGGCAGAAGGTCAAGGTCTCCCCCATCGCCCGCTGGACGCAGGACGACGTCGACGCGTACGTCACGGAGCACGGTGTCCTCACCAACCCGCTCCTCATGGACGGATACGCCTCCGTCGGCTGCGCGCCCTGCACCCGCCGCGTCCTGGAGGGCGAGGACGCCCGGGCCGGCCGCTGGGCCGGACGCGCCAAGACCGAATGCGGGCTGCACGGATGA
- the cysD gene encoding sulfate adenylyltransferase subunit CysD, producing the protein MTTVAHAHDTTDSPFALSHLDSLESEAVHIFREVAGEFERPVILFSGGKDSIVMLHLALKAFAPAPVPFTLLHVDTGHNFPEVIEYRDRVVAQHGLRLHVASVQEYIDAGKLRERPDGTRNPLQTVPLTEAIQQHRFDAVFGGGRRDEEKARAKERVFSLRDEFSQWDPRRQRPELWQLYNGRHAPGEHVRVFPLSNWTELDVWQYIAREGIELPEIYFAHEREVFARNGMWLTAGEWGGPKDTETVEKRLIRYRTVGDMSCTGAVDSDATTLDAVIAEIAASRLTERGATRADDKMSEAAMEDRKREGYF; encoded by the coding sequence GTGACCACCGTCGCCCATGCTCACGACACCACGGACAGTCCGTTCGCGCTGTCGCACCTCGACTCCCTGGAGTCCGAGGCCGTCCACATCTTCCGTGAGGTGGCGGGCGAGTTCGAGCGGCCGGTGATCCTCTTCTCCGGCGGCAAGGACTCCATCGTCATGCTGCACCTGGCGCTGAAGGCCTTCGCCCCGGCGCCGGTCCCCTTCACGCTCCTCCACGTCGACACGGGGCACAACTTCCCCGAGGTCATCGAGTACCGCGACCGCGTCGTCGCCCAGCACGGGCTGCGGCTGCACGTGGCCTCGGTGCAGGAGTACATCGACGCCGGCAAGCTCCGCGAGCGCCCCGACGGCACCCGCAACCCGCTGCAGACCGTCCCGCTGACCGAGGCGATCCAGCAGCACCGCTTCGACGCCGTCTTCGGCGGCGGCCGCCGCGACGAGGAGAAGGCCCGCGCCAAGGAGCGGGTGTTCTCGCTGCGCGACGAGTTCTCGCAGTGGGACCCGCGCCGGCAGCGCCCCGAGCTGTGGCAGCTCTACAACGGCCGGCACGCCCCCGGCGAGCACGTCCGGGTCTTCCCGCTCTCCAACTGGACCGAGCTGGACGTCTGGCAGTACATCGCCCGTGAGGGCATCGAGCTGCCGGAGATCTACTTCGCCCACGAGCGTGAGGTCTTCGCCCGCAACGGCATGTGGCTGACCGCCGGCGAGTGGGGCGGCCCCAAGGACACCGAGACGGTCGAGAAGCGGCTCATCCGCTACCGCACCGTCGGCGACATGTCCTGCACGGGTGCCGTCGACTCCGACGCCACCACGCTGGACGCCGTCATCGCCGAGATCGCCGCCTCCCGCCTCACCGAGCGGGGCGCGACCCGCGCCGACGACAAGATGTCCGAGGCCGCGATGGAAGACCGCAAGCGCGAAGGGTACTTCTAA
- a CDS encoding aliphatic sulfonate ABC transporter substrate-binding protein, whose protein sequence is MPATTRTTLRRGLAAAAALPLLIGALASCGYGSESKNDDDSTKKVAAEGEKLSADTVRLGYFPNLTHATALVGDQEGILQKELGGTKLVPTTFNAGPSEIEALNAGSIDIGFIGPSPSINGYVKTKGTNLRIVGGAASGGVKLVVNPAKIKTLDDLKGKKIATPQLGNTQDVAFLNWISEKGWKVDAQSGKGDVSVVRTDNKVTPNAYASGAIDGAWVPEPTASKLVSDGAKVLLDESDLWPDKKFVITNIIVSQKFLKEHPDVVEAFLRGSVKTNEWINANQDKAKASANAKLKALSGKALGAKVIDAAWPSIAFTNDPLAATLQAQADHAVKAGLLKQPELSGIYDLKPLNKVLKAAGQPEVSDAGLGAK, encoded by the coding sequence GTGCCTGCCACCACCCGTACCACCCTGCGCCGCGGCCTGGCCGCCGCCGCCGCCCTGCCGCTGCTGATCGGCGCTCTCGCCTCCTGCGGCTACGGCTCCGAGTCCAAGAACGACGACGACTCCACGAAGAAGGTGGCCGCCGAGGGCGAGAAGCTCTCCGCCGACACCGTACGGCTCGGGTACTTCCCCAACCTCACGCACGCCACCGCCCTCGTCGGTGACCAGGAGGGCATCCTCCAGAAGGAGCTGGGCGGCACCAAGCTGGTTCCCACCACCTTCAACGCGGGCCCGTCCGAGATCGAGGCGCTGAACGCCGGCTCCATCGACATCGGCTTCATCGGCCCCTCGCCGTCCATCAACGGCTACGTCAAGACCAAGGGCACCAACCTCCGCATCGTCGGCGGCGCCGCCTCCGGTGGCGTGAAGCTCGTGGTGAACCCGGCGAAGATCAAGACCCTGGACGACCTCAAGGGCAAGAAGATCGCCACCCCGCAGCTCGGCAACACGCAGGACGTGGCCTTCCTCAACTGGATCTCCGAGAAGGGCTGGAAGGTCGACGCCCAGAGCGGCAAGGGCGACGTCTCCGTGGTCCGCACGGACAACAAGGTCACCCCGAACGCCTACGCCTCCGGCGCCATCGACGGCGCCTGGGTGCCCGAGCCGACCGCGTCGAAGCTGGTCAGCGACGGCGCGAAGGTGCTGCTCGACGAGTCCGACCTGTGGCCGGACAAGAAGTTCGTCATCACGAACATCATCGTGTCGCAGAAGTTCCTGAAGGAGCACCCGGACGTCGTCGAGGCGTTCCTGCGCGGTTCGGTGAAGACCAACGAGTGGATCAACGCCAACCAGGACAAGGCGAAGGCCTCGGCCAACGCCAAGCTGAAGGCCCTCTCGGGCAAGGCGCTCGGTGCCAAGGTCATCGACGCCGCGTGGCCGTCCATCGCCTTCACCAACGACCCGCTGGCGGCCACCCTCCAGGCCCAGGCCGACCACGCGGTGAAGGCCGGTCTCCTGAAGCAGCCCGAGCTGTCCGGCATCTACGACCTGAAGCCGCTCAACAAGGTCCTGAAGGCCGCGGGTCAGCCCGAGGTCTCCGACGCCGGTCTCGGCGCGAAGTAA
- a CDS encoding ABC transporter ATP-binding protein: MATTTTLAKAEDRAAVTHAARIEHVSKSFGGPAGGQLVLDDISLDVAPGEFVTLLGASGCGKSTLLNLVAGLDRPSAGSIETPGGRPALMFQEHALFPWLTAGKNIELALRLRGVPKAERREEAERLLTLVRLGGSYDKRVHELSGGMRQRVALARALAQDSDLLLMDEPFAALDAITRDVLHDELTRIWRETKLSVLFVTHNVREAVRLAERVVLLSSRPGRIAHEWTIDIPQPRRIEDAAVAELSLEITEHLRGEIRRHGQH; this comes from the coding sequence ATGGCCACGACCACGACGCTCGCCAAGGCCGAGGACCGTGCGGCGGTGACCCATGCCGCCCGCATCGAGCATGTCTCCAAGTCCTTCGGCGGACCCGCCGGCGGGCAGCTCGTCCTCGACGACATCTCGCTCGATGTCGCCCCCGGCGAGTTCGTCACCCTCCTGGGCGCCTCGGGCTGCGGCAAGTCCACGCTGCTCAACCTGGTCGCCGGGCTCGACCGGCCGTCCGCGGGGTCCATCGAGACCCCCGGCGGCCGGCCGGCCCTGATGTTCCAGGAGCACGCCCTCTTCCCGTGGCTCACCGCGGGCAAGAACATCGAACTGGCCCTGCGGCTGCGCGGGGTGCCCAAGGCCGAGCGGCGCGAGGAGGCCGAGCGCCTCCTGACCCTCGTCCGGCTCGGCGGCTCGTACGACAAGCGGGTCCACGAGCTGTCCGGCGGCATGCGCCAGCGCGTCGCGCTGGCCCGCGCGCTCGCCCAGGACAGCGACCTGCTCCTGATGGACGAGCCGTTCGCCGCGCTCGACGCCATCACCCGGGACGTGCTGCACGACGAGCTGACCCGGATCTGGCGGGAGACGAAGCTGTCGGTGCTCTTCGTCACCCACAACGTGCGCGAGGCCGTACGCCTCGCCGAGCGTGTCGTCCTCCTCTCGTCCCGGCCCGGCCGGATCGCGCACGAGTGGACCATCGACATCCCTCAGCCGCGCCGCATCGAGGACGCCGCCGTCGCGGAGCTGTCCCTCGAGATCACCGAGCACCTGCGTGGGGAGATCCGCCGTCATGGCCAGCACTGA
- a CDS encoding putative leader peptide — MSGTGIALVSRRHVDLGRMSSAICSAR, encoded by the coding sequence ATGTCTGGAACTGGAATTGCCTTGGTGAGTCGGCGGCACGTCGACCTCGGCCGCATGTCCAGCGCCATCTGTTCGGCGCGCTGA
- a CDS encoding nitrite/sulfite reductase, with amino-acid sequence MAATPENPTPAAARRKVGRHRGEGQWAVGHFTPLNGNEQFKKDDDGLNVRTRIETVYSKRGFDSIDPNDLRGRMRWWGLYTQRKQGLDGTKTGVLEPEELDDEYFMLRVRIDGGRLTTEQLRVIGEISEEFARGTADITDRQNVQYHWIRIEDVPEIWNRLEAVGLSTTEACGDTPRVILGSPVAGIAADEIIDGTPAIEEIYRRIVGNKDFSNLPRKFKSAVSGSPLLDVAHEINDIAFVGVEHPEHGPGFDVWVGGGLSTNPKLGVRLGTWVSLAEVPDVYEGVISIFRDYGYRRLRNRARLKFLVADWGPEKFRQVLEDEYLKRKLTDGPAPEQPAGRWRDHVGVHRQKDGKFYVGFAPRVGRVDGATLTKIAAVAEAHGSGRVRTTAEQKMLVLDVEEAQVDSIVSALEALDLRVTPSPFRRGTMACTGIEFCKLAIVETKGRGSSLIDELERRIPEFDEPLTININGCPNACARIQVADIGLKGQLVLDDEGNRVEGYQVHLGGALGLEAGFGRKVRGLKVTAAELPDYVERVLKRFQAERETGERFATWAARASEEALS; translated from the coding sequence ATGGCCGCCACTCCGGAAAACCCCACTCCCGCCGCCGCCCGCCGCAAGGTCGGGCGCCACCGTGGCGAGGGTCAGTGGGCCGTGGGGCACTTCACCCCCCTGAACGGCAATGAGCAGTTCAAGAAGGACGACGACGGTCTCAATGTGCGGACACGTATTGAGACGGTCTACTCGAAGCGCGGCTTCGACTCCATCGACCCCAACGACCTGCGCGGACGCATGCGCTGGTGGGGCCTCTACACCCAGCGCAAGCAGGGTCTGGACGGCACCAAGACGGGCGTTCTGGAGCCGGAGGAGCTGGACGACGAGTACTTCATGCTCCGCGTCCGCATCGACGGCGGCCGTCTGACCACCGAGCAGCTGCGTGTCATCGGCGAGATCTCCGAGGAGTTCGCCCGCGGCACCGCCGACATCACGGACCGGCAGAACGTCCAGTACCACTGGATCCGCATCGAGGACGTCCCCGAGATCTGGAACCGCCTGGAGGCGGTCGGCCTGTCCACCACCGAGGCCTGCGGCGACACCCCGCGTGTCATCCTCGGCTCGCCGGTCGCCGGCATCGCCGCGGACGAGATCATCGACGGCACCCCCGCCATCGAGGAGATCTACCGCCGCATCGTCGGCAACAAGGACTTCTCCAACCTGCCCCGGAAGTTCAAGTCCGCGGTCTCCGGCTCGCCGCTGCTCGACGTGGCGCACGAGATCAACGACATCGCCTTCGTCGGCGTGGAGCACCCGGAGCACGGCCCCGGCTTCGACGTGTGGGTCGGTGGCGGTCTGTCGACCAACCCCAAGCTCGGGGTCCGCCTCGGCACCTGGGTCTCCCTCGCCGAGGTCCCCGACGTCTACGAGGGCGTCATCTCGATCTTCCGCGACTACGGCTACCGCCGGCTGCGCAACCGCGCCCGCCTGAAGTTCCTCGTCGCCGACTGGGGCCCGGAGAAGTTCCGCCAGGTCCTGGAGGACGAGTACCTGAAGCGCAAGCTGACGGACGGTCCCGCCCCCGAGCAGCCCGCGGGCCGCTGGCGCGACCACGTCGGCGTCCACCGGCAGAAGGACGGCAAGTTCTACGTCGGTTTCGCGCCGCGCGTCGGCCGGGTCGACGGCGCCACCCTGACGAAGATCGCCGCGGTCGCCGAGGCGCACGGCTCCGGCCGGGTCCGCACCACCGCCGAGCAGAAGATGCTCGTCCTCGACGTCGAGGAGGCGCAGGTCGACTCGATCGTCTCCGCCCTGGAGGCGCTGGACCTGCGCGTCACCCCCTCGCCGTTCCGGCGCGGCACGATGGCCTGCACCGGCATCGAGTTCTGCAAGCTCGCGATCGTCGAGACGAAGGGCCGCGGCTCCTCGCTCATCGACGAACTGGAGCGCCGCATCCCGGAGTTCGACGAGCCGCTGACGATCAACATCAACGGCTGCCCGAACGCCTGCGCCCGCATCCAGGTCGCGGACATCGGCCTCAAGGGCCAGCTGGTCCTGGACGACGAGGGCAACCGCGTCGAGGGCTACCAGGTGCACCTGGGCGGCGCGCTCGGTCTTGAGGCCGGCTTCGGCCGCAAGGTCCGCGGCCTCAAGGTCACGGCGGCCGAGCTCCCGGACTACGTGGAGCGGGTCCTCAAGCGCTTCCAGGCGGAGCGCGAGACCGGCGAGCGCTTCGCGACCTGGGCGGCCCGGGCCTCCGAGGAGGCGCTGTCGTGA
- a CDS encoding GAF domain-containing protein, with translation MNNTQLDMKRLASMDAAQATRLLHRVREETLAGRRPPIAPRPVIDASWQRMARLGLDPDQSTSSVLLQRDELEQRRRTTLLSEVMRTLSGGLAGIADASLQIMVVTDEHGRVLWRQGNLSVLRQAHSICLEEGAAWAEDATGTNAVGTALAMGRAVQVHSAEHYVQSLHNWTCAAAPVHDPRDQRLLGILDVSGPASSFHPAMLALVGSVAQLAEAEMRERHRRSIERLRAVAAPILCRVGGRAVAVDAHGWTAAVTGLAPADRIPLPKSFRAGRVWLPSLGVCAVEPLPGGWLLRVEEETRPEEPGSEEAASRVVLDLSRPRRWTVAVSGVAGSWQQELSPRHAELLYVLALHRDGRTAAELAEDVFGDRTRTVTVRAEMSRVRRNLAGVLAHRPYRFREEVAVEVLRPQRPGDLLPHSTAPAVRTASPA, from the coding sequence ATGAACAACACGCAGCTCGACATGAAGCGGCTCGCCTCCATGGACGCCGCCCAGGCCACCCGGCTGCTGCACCGGGTGCGCGAGGAGACCCTGGCGGGCCGCAGGCCCCCGATCGCGCCCCGCCCGGTGATCGACGCGTCCTGGCAGCGGATGGCCCGGCTCGGCCTCGACCCGGACCAGAGCACGAGCAGCGTGCTGCTCCAGCGCGACGAGCTGGAGCAGCGGCGCAGGACCACGCTCCTCTCCGAGGTGATGCGGACGCTGAGCGGCGGGCTCGCCGGCATCGCCGACGCCTCCCTCCAGATCATGGTGGTCACCGACGAGCACGGCCGGGTGCTGTGGCGCCAGGGAAACCTCTCGGTGCTGCGCCAGGCGCACAGCATCTGCCTGGAGGAGGGCGCGGCCTGGGCCGAGGACGCCACCGGGACGAACGCGGTCGGCACGGCGCTCGCCATGGGCCGGGCGGTGCAGGTGCACTCCGCCGAGCACTACGTGCAGTCGCTGCACAACTGGACCTGCGCGGCCGCGCCCGTGCACGATCCGCGCGACCAGCGGCTCCTGGGGATCCTGGACGTGAGCGGTCCCGCGTCCAGCTTCCATCCGGCGATGCTGGCCCTGGTGGGCTCGGTGGCGCAGCTGGCCGAGGCGGAGATGCGGGAGCGGCACCGCCGGTCGATCGAGCGGCTGCGGGCGGTGGCGGCCCCGATCCTGTGCCGGGTGGGCGGCCGGGCCGTCGCGGTGGACGCCCACGGCTGGACGGCGGCGGTGACCGGGCTCGCGCCGGCGGACCGGATCCCGCTGCCCAAGTCGTTCCGGGCCGGCCGGGTCTGGCTGCCCTCGCTCGGCGTGTGCGCGGTGGAGCCGCTGCCGGGCGGCTGGCTGCTGCGGGTCGAGGAGGAGACGCGGCCCGAGGAGCCGGGCTCGGAGGAGGCGGCGAGCCGGGTGGTGCTCGACCTGAGCCGGCCGCGCCGCTGGACGGTGGCCGTCTCGGGGGTGGCGGGCAGCTGGCAGCAGGAGCTCAGCCCCCGGCACGCGGAGCTCCTCTATGTACTGGCGCTGCACCGCGACGGACGGACGGCGGCGGAGCTCGCCGAGGACGTGTTCGGGGACCGTACGAGGACGGTGACCGTGCGGGCCGAGATGTCCCGGGTCCGGCGGAACCTGGCGGGGGTCCTGGCACACCGCCCGTACCGCTTCCGCGAGGAGGTCGCGGTGGAGGTCCTGCGCCCGCAGCGGCCGGGCGACCTGCTGCCGCACTCCACCGCCCCCGCCGTCCGCACGGCGAGCCCCGCCTGA
- a CDS encoding GNAT family N-acetyltransferase has translation MSITLTTWSLEQTSPSDLRPATPPEGDDVVIRRAEVPSAEFSRFLYTAVGGDIRWSDRLSLTYKQWQEIVEKPGAEIWVAYDKGTPAGYVELDPQDDGVVEIVYFGLIPAFRGRRIGGHLLSYGAARAWDLAERWPEREATKRVWLHTCSLDGPHAMANYERRGFRLFDTKVEEAEEAETPGPWPGAYA, from the coding sequence ATGAGCATCACTCTCACCACCTGGTCCCTCGAACAGACCTCACCGTCCGACCTCCGTCCCGCCACCCCGCCGGAGGGCGACGACGTGGTGATCCGGCGCGCCGAGGTGCCCTCGGCGGAGTTCAGCCGCTTCCTCTACACGGCGGTCGGCGGCGACATCCGCTGGTCGGACCGGCTGTCGCTGACGTACAAGCAGTGGCAGGAGATCGTGGAGAAGCCGGGCGCCGAGATCTGGGTGGCGTACGACAAGGGGACGCCGGCCGGGTACGTGGAGCTGGACCCGCAGGACGACGGCGTGGTGGAGATCGTCTACTTCGGCCTGATCCCGGCCTTCCGGGGCCGTCGGATCGGCGGCCACCTGCTCTCCTACGGGGCGGCGCGCGCCTGGGACCTGGCGGAGCGCTGGCCCGAGCGGGAGGCCACGAAGCGGGTCTGGCTGCACACCTGCTCGCTCGACGGGCCGCACGCCATGGCCAACTACGAGCGCCGCGGCTTCCGGCTCTTCGACACCAAGGTCGAGGAGGCCGAGGAGGCGGAGACCCCCGGCCCGTGGCCGGGCGCGTACGCCTGA
- a CDS encoding sulfate adenylyltransferase subunit 1: MSTSTEQFADVSATTLLRFATAGSVDDGKSTLVGRLLHDSKSVLTDQLEAVEHASRSRGQEAPDLALLTDGLRAEREQGITIDVAYRYFATPRRRFILADTPGHVQYTRNMVTGASTAELAVVLVDARNGVVEQTRRHAAVAALLRVPHVVLAVNKMDLVDYQEPVFAAIAEEFTTYASELGVPEITAIPISALAGDNVVEPSANMDWYGGPTVLEHLETVPVSHDLTACHARFPVQYVIRPQTAEHPDYRGYAGQIAAGAFRVGEEITVLPSGRKSTITGIDALGESVDIAWAPQSVTIRLADDIDISRGDLLAPSGDAPATSQDVEATVCHVADQPLAVGQRVLLKHTTRTVKAIVKDIPSRLTLDDLSQHPNPGQLVANDIGRVVVRTAEPLALDAYADSRRTGSFLLIDPADGTTLAAGMAGESFATTKAVAAVDEEEGWDF, translated from the coding sequence ATGAGCACGTCCACCGAGCAGTTCGCCGACGTCTCGGCCACCACCCTGCTGCGTTTCGCCACCGCCGGCTCCGTCGACGACGGCAAGTCCACCCTGGTGGGCCGTCTCCTGCACGACTCCAAGTCGGTCCTCACGGACCAGCTGGAGGCCGTGGAGCACGCCTCGCGCTCCCGCGGCCAGGAGGCGCCCGACCTGGCGCTGCTCACCGACGGTCTGCGGGCCGAGCGCGAGCAGGGCATCACGATCGACGTGGCCTACCGCTACTTCGCGACCCCGCGCCGGCGCTTCATCCTCGCCGACACCCCCGGGCACGTGCAGTACACCCGGAACATGGTCACCGGCGCCTCCACCGCCGAGCTGGCCGTGGTCCTCGTCGACGCCCGCAACGGCGTCGTCGAGCAGACCCGCCGGCACGCGGCCGTCGCCGCCCTGCTCCGCGTCCCGCACGTGGTCCTCGCCGTGAACAAGATGGACCTGGTCGACTACCAGGAGCCCGTCTTCGCCGCGATCGCCGAGGAGTTCACGACGTACGCCTCCGAGCTCGGCGTCCCGGAGATCACCGCGATCCCGATCTCGGCGCTCGCCGGCGACAACGTCGTGGAGCCGTCCGCGAACATGGACTGGTACGGCGGCCCGACGGTCCTGGAGCACCTGGAGACCGTCCCGGTCAGCCACGACCTGACGGCCTGCCACGCCCGGTTCCCCGTGCAGTACGTGATCCGCCCGCAGACCGCCGAGCACCCCGACTACCGGGGCTACGCCGGTCAGATCGCCGCCGGTGCCTTCCGCGTCGGCGAGGAGATCACCGTCCTGCCGTCGGGCAGGAAGTCGACGATCACCGGCATCGACGCGCTGGGCGAGTCCGTGGACATCGCCTGGGCCCCGCAGTCGGTGACGATCCGGCTCGCCGACGACATCGACATCTCGCGCGGCGACCTGCTCGCCCCGAGCGGCGACGCCCCGGCCACCAGCCAGGACGTCGAGGCGACCGTCTGCCACGTGGCGGACCAGCCGCTCGCCGTCGGCCAGCGGGTCCTGCTCAAGCACACCACGCGCACGGTCAAGGCGATCGTCAAGGACATCCCCTCGCGGCTGACCCTCGACGACCTGTCCCAGCACCCGAACCCGGGTCAGCTGGTCGCCAACGACATCGGCCGGGTCGTGGTCCGCACCGCCGAGCCGCTCGCGCTCGACGCGTACGCGGACTCCCGCCGTACGGGATCGTTCCTGCTGATCGACCCCGCGGACGGCACCACGCTCGCGGCCGGCATGGCGGGCGAGTCCTTCGCCACGACCAAGGCCGTCGCCGCGGTCGACGAGGAAGAAGGGTGGGATTTCTGA